From Triticum aestivum cultivar Chinese Spring chromosome 4A, IWGSC CS RefSeq v2.1, whole genome shotgun sequence, a single genomic window includes:
- the LOC123083472 gene encoding F-box/kelch-repeat protein At2g43270-like yields MPCELRHELIVWEILVRLPAKSLLPLRCVCMAWRDTISGADRSFSQAHLRRLRQQDKKLCSLLITPRIRSERIKGKIATPGLYLWEESRQGVATLLHDTSSFPAEEAKTRHAFAHCDGLVLLPAEDAVRVLNPATGRVLELPWSPNGVAPGRHLVAPGHQALGFGQDHGSNAYKVARFF; encoded by the coding sequence ATGCCGTGCGAGCTGCGTCACGAGCTGATCGTGTGGGAGATCCTGGTCCGGCTGCCCGCCAAGTCCCTGCTGCCACTACGCTGCGTCTGCATGGCCTGGCGCGACACCATCTCCGGCGCCGACCGATCCTTCTCTCAGGCGCACCTCCGCCGGCTTCGCCAGCAAGACAAGAAGCTCTGCAGCCTGCTCATCACACCACGTATCAGAAGCGAAAGAATCAAAGGGAAGATAGCCACCCCTGGACTTTACCTGTGGGAGGAGAGCCGGCAGGGCGTCGCGACCCTCTTGCACGACACCTCCTCGTTCCCCGCAGAGGAGGCCAAGACAAGACATGCTTTTGCCCACTGCGACGGGCTCGTGCTCCTGCCCGCCGAGGATGCCGTCCGCGTGCTCAACCCAGCCACAGGCCGAGTCCTCGAGCTGCCCTGGAGCCCCAACGGCGTTGCGCCGGGACGGCACTTGGTAGCACCAGGACACCAAGCGTTGGGCTTCGGGCAGGACCATGGCTCCAATGCCTACAAGGTCGCTCGCTTCTTCTAA
- the LOC123084446 gene encoding uncharacterized protein: MEVEGRSSSKMQVFRCFQMDRTVRRVREECPFRIALDALRVEDAHQCRKVSPAGRAVVAQTPSKNFMPNNLGERQQSRKVLHAFGSFPNNILRFQSTSNRTPNLFSLAFGMQLSMFVSLRVTPKSLDILSKGPPVCGDLAVSLSQAGPQFTQIIRCNYAIKALRFSAALLILKDEFLRSRDYSQCPPTYHLFQHFRELGYACINYGQFDSAKETFEAIVDHERMLDLFICHLNPSALRRLAQKLEESGTDPELRRYLERILRVRSTEWTQGVFANFAAEGMVPKGGNWEIKTPTSMNSIPQWELAGEVMPYMRTTDAAIPSSTMSTAPAPTMTPSSAPTLTTLSVPTLIAPIIDPPAASAPTPVLPPIAVSLAQQLHAMEGPCPSQLHRSSPPRLPRRLGQGAGADRDDRHRRGRTHRVQSSVQAVVDAGSEGSRASPRFDERGDLRTTHRLKDCGRRLDGRPHHVPRGAPAAEYYMMGLAHLEQNQLTDALNCLDEAFLALAKHQSREADIKAQATICAQYKIAVSLLQEIARLQRVQGAGTLSAKEDMGRLSRHLASLPIQAKHRINCIRTAIKRNMEVQNFAYAKQMLDLLYSKAPPTKQDELKSLIDMCVQRGLTNKSIDPFEDPSQFCAVTLSRLSTIGHDFCDLCGAKFSALSAPGCVICGMGSIKRSDALAGGGPVASPFA, from the exons ATGGAGGTGGAGGGCCGGTCATCATCAAAGATGCAGGTATTCCGATGTTTCCAGATGGACCGTACTGTGAGAAGGGTGAGGGAGGAATGTCCTTTCCGCATTGCCCTTGACGCGTTGAGAGTAGAGGACGCCCACCAGTGCAGGAAAGTGTCGCCGGCAGGCAGGGCAGTAGTAGCTCAGACACCAAGCAAGAACTTCATGCCAAATAACCTTGGAGAAAGGCAGCAAAGTAGAAAGGTGCTGCATG CTTTTGGAAGCTTTCCAAATAATATTCTTCGTTTCCAGTCCACCTCGAACCGCACTCCTAATTTGTTTAGTCTTGCATTTGGTATGCAATTATCAAT GTTTGTTAGTCTGCGTGTTACTCCGAAGTCCCTGGATATACTATCTAAAGGACCACCTGTCTGTGGAGACCTTGCTGTATCATTATCTCAAGCAGGACCTCAGTTTACACAA ATCATACGCTGCAATTACGCAATCAAAGCTCTCCGGTTCTCTGCTGCTTTATTGATTCTGAAAGACGAGTTTCTGCGTTCCAGGGATTATTCTCAGTGCCCTCCGACCTATCATCTGTTCCAGCATTTCCGAGAGTTGGGCTACGCATGCATTAA CTATGGTCAGTTTGACAGTGCAAAAGAAACATTTGAGGCTATTGTAGATCACGAGAGGATGTTGGATCTGTTTATATGTCACCTGAACCCTAGTGCCCTGCGACGCCTTGCACAAAAGTTGGAGGAATCTGGTACAGATCCTGAGCTGAGACGTTATCTCGAAAGAATACTGAGAGTTCGTTCAACTGAATGGACGCAAGGTGTCTTTGCTAATTTTGCTGCTGAAGGTATGGTGCCTAAAGGAGGGAACTGGGAGATCAAAACACCTACCAGCATGAATAGTATTCCTCAGTGGGAGCTTGCAGGAGAGGTCATGCCCTACATGAGAACAACTGATGCTGCTATCCCATCATCCACGATGTCCACCGCGCCGGCACCCACGATGACTCCCTCCTCCGCGCCTACGCTCACCACCCTCTCCGTGCCCACCCTGATCGCCCCCATCATCGACCCACCTGCCGCGTCGGCTCCCACCCCCGTCCTTCCGCCCATCGCGGTCTCGCTCGCGCAGCAACTTCATGCTATGGAGGGCCCTTGCCCTTCCCAACTTCACCGCAGTTCGCCTCCAAGGCTTCCTCGACGGCTTGGCCAAGGCGCCGGCGCCGACCGTGACGACAGGCACCGGCGAGGCCGCACGCACCGTGTCCAATCCTCAGTACAAGCAGTGGTGGACGCTGGATCAGAAGGTTCTCGGGCATCTCCTCGGTTCGATGAACGTGGAGATCTCCGCACAACTCATCGGCTGAAGGATTGCGGCCGCCGCCTGGACGGCCGTCCACACCAT GTACCCCGTGGCGCTCCTGCTGCAGAATACTACATGATGGGTCTTGCTCATCTTGAGCAGAATCAGCTCACGGATGCACTAAATTGTTTGGATGAAGCGTTCTTAGCCCTTGCCAAGCACCAATCACGTGAAGCCGACATCAAAGCGCAGGCTACCATTTGTGCGCAGTACAAGATCGCTGTTTCATTGCTGCAG GAAATCGCTCGGCTGCAAAGAGTCCAGGGAGCTGGCACGCTGAGCGCCAAGGAGGAT ATGGGCAGGCTGTCTCGGCACCTGGCGTCGCTGCCCATCCAGGCCAAGCACCGCATCAACTGCATCCGGACCGCCATCAAGCGCAACATGGAGGTCCAGAACTTCGCCTACGCCAAGCAGATGCTGGACCTGCTCTACTCCAAGGCGCCGCCGACCAAGCAGGACGAGCTCAAGAGCCTCATCGACATGTGCGTCCAGCGGGGGCTCACCAACAAGTCCATCGACCCGTTCGAGGACCCCTCGCAGTTCTGCGCCGTCACCCTCAGCCGCCTCTCCACCATCGGCCACGACTTTTGCGACCTCTGCGGCGCCAAGTTCTCCGCCCTCTCGGCCCCGGGCTGCGTCATCTGCGGCATGGGCAGCATCAAGCGGTCCGACGCCCTTGCTGGCGGCGGCCCCGTCGCCTCGCCCTTTGCCTAA
- the LOC123088444 gene encoding noroxomaritidine synthase 2, whose protein sequence is MAFSFLPELLHLVLALLFLVFVIKCRRSSNPLLPTELPIIGMLPSLIANWNNLHDYAAAGLSASGHNFELRGPPATSVRYLVTCSPANVRHVFTTNFTNYVKGEELAAVLGLLGGTIVTADGESWRLQRDTIHRVLTRPRLLASLSRCCRDKVAGGLVPLLSHLADGRTTFDMEDLLGRLVLDITVIVVFGWDPFCLAASMPPMHVAAALDTLMEVAMRRHILPVSCWRTMRWLNIGQERKLAKAEAVLYRFVAESIQKKMASDSTGTGDDIISYYINDPNPDPEFLNRDREPTDFLIRTFINFMVAMRDPMGSALSWLVYNLATHPHAMLAIREELAPIVATRKSGDGVVVFDPDETKDLVYQRAAMFESLRLYPIAPMERKEVVADDLLPSGHKVQAGSTILISTYSMARLEQVWGDDCREYRPERWLSSNQDGSGHTLRHVPSHVFVAFNTGPRACLGKNISVALVTSIVATVVWNFDVELLDSNTVKPKLSVILQMKNGLMAKVKRRPEDD, encoded by the coding sequence ATGGCATTCTCCTTCTTGCCTGAACTACTACACCTAGTCCTAGCACTACTTTTCCTTGTCTTCGTTATCAAATGTAGGAGATCAAGCAATCCATTGCTGCCAACGGAATTGCCTATCATTGGCATGCTCCCTAGCCTTATCGCCAACTGGAACAACCTCCATGACTACGCCGCAGCCGGCTTGTCCGCCTCCGGGCACAACTTCGAGCTACGCGGCCCTCCGGCCACCAGCGTACGGTACCTCGTCACCTGCAGCCCGGCCAATGTTCGCCACGTCTTCACCACCAACTTCACCAACTACGTCAAGGGCGAGGAGCTCGCTGCGGTCCTTGGACTACTGGGTGGCACTATAGTCACTGCCGACGGCGAGTCCTGGCGCCTGCAGCGCGACACCATCCATCGTGTCCTCACCAGGCCGCGGCTGCTGGCCTCCCTATCCCGCTGCTGCCGCGACAAGGTGGCAGGGGGCCTAGTGCCACTGCTAAGCCACTTGGCGGACGGCCGTACCACCTTCGACATGGAGGATTTGCTTGGGAGGCTCGTGCTCGACATCACTGTGATAGTGGTGTTCGGCTGGGACCCCTTCTGCTTGGCCGCGTCGATGCCACCCATGCACGTTGCCGCGGCCCTGGATACTCTAATGGAGGTGGCCATGCGCCGGCACATATTGCCTGTGTCCTGCTGGAGGACGATGAGATGGCTCAACATCGGCCAGGAGAGAAAACTAGCCAAGGCAGAAGCGGTGTTGTACAGGTTCGTGGCGGAGAGCATCCAAAAAAAGATGGCCAGTGACAGCACGGGCACGGGGGATGATATCATCTCCTATTACATCAATGACCCCAACCCGGACCCGGAGTTCCTTAACCGGGACAGAGAGCCCACTGATTTCCTCATCAGGACATTCATCAACTTTATGGTAGCCATGCGTGACCCGATGGGGTCAGCGTTGTCGTGGCTCGTCTACAACCTAGCCACACATCCACACGCCATGCTTGCCATCCGCGAGGAGTTGGCGCCGATCGTCGCCACACGCAAATCAGGCGACGGTGTTGTGGTGTTTGATCCAGACGAGACCAAAGATCTAGTGTACCAGCGAGCGGCCATGTTCGAGTCGCTGAGGCTGTACCCGATCGCGCCCATGGAGCGCAAGGAGGTCGTCGCCGATGACCTTCTGCCTAGCGGCCACAAGGTGCAGGCCGGCAGCACCATCCTGATCTCGACCTACAGCATGGCGAGATTGGAGCAGGTGTGGGGAGATGACTGCCGGGAGTACAGGCCGGAGAGGTGGCTGTCGTCCAACCAAGACGGGAGCGGCCACACGCTGCGGCACGTGCCGTCTCACGTGTTCGTAGCGTTCAACACCGGACCGAGGGCATGCCTCGGCAAGAACATCTCCGTGGCGCTGGTGACATCCATCGTTGCCACGGTGGTGTGGAACTTTGATGTGGAGCTACTGGATAGTAACACCGTGAAGCCCAAGCTGTCGGTTATTCTGCAGATGAAGAACGGGCTCATGGCCAAAGTTAAGAGGAGACCAGAGGACGACTGA
- the LOC123088443 gene encoding U4/U6.U5 tri-snRNP-associated protein 2, which yields MGADEEERQSPSRKRERGEEPADGAAEKRPRAADESEGASLLGLANYADEEEEERGAPRGHANGRPREEEEEEGEDEEDEEEEDERRAPERRPRQVELRRDCPYLDTVNRQVLDFDFEKFCSISLSNLNVYACLVCGKYYQGRGLKSHAYTHSLEAGHHVFINLQTEKVYCLPDGYEINDPSLEDIRHVLNPRFAREQVKILDKNKQWSRALDGSNYLPGMVGLNNIKETDFVNVTIQSLMRITPLRNFFLIPENYQHSKSPLVHRFGELTRKIWHARNFKGQVSPHEFLQAVMKASEKKFQIGVQSDPVEFMSWLLNTLHAKLRSSKKKNRSIIYDCFQGELEVVKEIHRKHLVDDEQNGEAGSQVETTSDGMVTQTSRVPFLMLGLDLPPPPLFKDAMEKNIIPQVPLFNILKKFDGETVTEVVRPSIARMRYRVIRLPKYMILHMRRFTKNNFFVEKNPTLVNFPVKNLELKDYIPLPKPKENEKLRSKYDLIANIVHDGKPGEGCYRVFVQRKSEEAWYEMQDLHVTETLPQMVALSEAYMQIYEQHE from the exons ATGGGCGCGGACGAGGAGGAGCGCCAGTCGCCCTCGCGGAAGCGCGAGCGCGGGGAGGAGCCGGCCGACGGCGCCGCCGAGAAGCGCCCGCGCGCGGCGGACGAGTCGGAGGGCGCGTCGCTGCTCGGGCTCGCCAACtacgcggacgaggaggaggaggagcgcggggCCCCGAGGGGGCACGCGaacggccggccacgggaggaggaggaggaggagggggaagacgaggaggacgaggaggaggaggacgagaggaGGGCTCCGGAGAGGCGGCCCAGGCAGGTGGAGCTGCGCCGGGACTGCCCCTACCTCGACACCGTCAACCGACAG GTCCTTGATTTTGACTTTGAGAAGTTCTGTTCAATCTCCTTATCGAATTTGAATGTATATGCATGCCTAGTTTGTGGAAAGTATTACCAAGGAAGAGGCTTGAAATCGCATGCATATACCCACAGTCTTGAGGCAGGCCACCATGTCTTCATTAATCTCCAGACTGAGAAAGTTTACTGTCTTCCTGATGGATATGAGATAAATGATCCATCACTAGAAGATATTCGACATGTTCTCAATCCAAG GTTTGCAAGAGAGCAGGTTAAAATTCTTGACAAGAACAAGCAATGGTCAAGAGCTCTGGATGGCTCCAATTATTTACCTGGAATG GTTGGTCTTAACAACATTAAGGAGACTGATTTTGTGAACGTCACAATACAATCACTGATGAGGATTACCCCTTTGAGAAATTTCTTTCTCATACCTGAAAATTATCAGCATAGCAAATCCCCACTGGTTCATCGGTTTGGAGAACTAACTCGGAAGATTTGGCATGCTAGGAACTTCAAGGGCCAAGTTAGTCCACATGAGTTCCTTCAAGCAGTTATGAAGGCTAGTGAGAAGAAGTTTCAGATTGGTGTACAGTCTGATCCAGTGGAGTTTATGTCATGGCTCTTGAACACGTTGCATGCGAAGCTAAGAAGTTCAAAGAAGAAAAACAGAAGCATCATATATGATTGCTTTCAG GGAGAACTTGAAGTTGTCAAGGAAATTCACAGGAAGCATTTAGTGGATGATGAGCAGAATGGTGAGGCAGGTTCACAGGTTGAAACAACAAGTGACGGTATGGTCACTCAAACGTCTAGGGTCCCGTTCTTGATGCTCGGTCTTGACCTGCCACCGCCACCTCTTTTCAAAGATGCCATGGAGAAAAACATTATTCCACAG GTACCACTGTTCAATATACTGAAGAAGTTCGATGGTGAGACAGTTACAGAGGTGGTACGGCCATCTATTGCCCGGATGAGGTACCGAGTCATCAGACTTCCAAAGTATATGATCCTTCACATGCGACGGTTCACCAAAAACAACTTCTTTGTGGAGAAAAACCCAACTCTAG TAAATTTCCCCGTGAAGAACTTGGAACTGAAGGACTACATCCCATTGCCCAAGCCAAAAGAGAACGAGAAGCTGCGCTCGAAGTATGATCTCATAGCCAACATCGTACACGACGGCAAGCCGGGTGAAGGATGCTACAGAGTATTCGTGCAGCGGAAATCAGAGGAGGCGTG GTACGAGATGCAGGATCTCCATGTCACCGAGACCCTTCCGCAGATGGTGGCTCTCTCTGAAGCCTACATGCAGATATACGAGCAGCACGAGTGA
- the LOC123084447 gene encoding pentatricopeptide repeat-containing protein At2g44880-like, with translation MNSVKISHCDVAGLLIYYASSVSNCPPKVTRRAEPHLRHRPPPMPCSPGPRRRPPPAVPISAGLLRQLRIAAGQGSPRRLLLQSLALVLTSNLSSTHAAVSSRLLNSLLPHLPAGRLHLLRLLPFDHLTLLLFSSSSSAANRRPITPLPAASSLHALAVRSGHLPADLRLANSLLARYLALGSHASARRLFADIPRPDAVTWNTLLRACLRSGLLPSARQLFDQMPQRDLVSYNSMLAGHAAAGDMAGARQLFDGMPERDVVSWNSMLAGYTRCGDMEEARRMFDAMPERDVVSWNSMLDGYAQAGDVKMARAVFDGMPRRSAVSWNVVLALYARVKDWRECLRLFDTMMAVGAAVPNEKTFVSVLTACGSLGDLDRGKSVHGLVRQRWERLLPDVLLLTALLTMYAKCGVMETAREIFDSMGDRSVPSWNSMIIGYGLHGQSEKALELFLEMERSGPRPNETTFVCVLSSCAHGGLVLEGWWCFDRMVRQYGIESKAEHFGCMMDLLGRAGLLTGSENLVQNLQGKASPALWGAMVSASSRAQDGSRLGEFVGRKLMEMEPAEVGPYVLLSNIYAAEGRWDDVEKVREAMKRNGAEKGAGLSLVGGGGSEPRVGAEDGVSVGRRDDGVVVLSLLGEMGARLKAAV, from the exons ATGAATTCGGTGAAAATCTCGCATTGCGACGTGGCTGGCCTTCTCAT ATATTACGCCTCCTCGGTGTCAAACTGCCCGCCAAAGGTAACGAGACGGGCGGAGCCCCATTTGCGCCACCGCCCGCCCCCAATGCCGTGCTCgccagggccccgccgccgcccgccgccggcggtGCCAATCAGCGCCGGCCTGCTCCGGCAGCTTCGGATCGCCGCCGGCCAGggctccccgcgccgcctcctcctgcaaTCCCTGGCGCTGGTCCTCACCTCCAACCTCTCCTCCACCCACGCCGCCGTCTCCTCCCGCCTCCTCAActcgctcctcccgcacctccccgccggccgcctccacctcctccgcctcctccccttCGACCACCTCAcgctcctcctcttctcctcctcctcttccgccgccaaccgccgccccatcacccccctccccgccgcctcctccctccacgCGCTCGCCGTCCGCTCGGGCCACCTGCCCGCCGACCTCCGGCTCGCCAACTCGCTCCTCGCGCGCTACCTCGCGCTCGGCTCCCACGCCTCCGCGCGCCGCCTCTTCGCCGACATCCCGCGCCCCGACGCCGTCACCTGGAACACGCTCCTCCGCGCCTGcctccgctccggcctcctcccctccgcaCGCCAGCTGTTCGACCAAATGCCCCAGCGCGACCTCGTCTCCTACAACTCCATGCTGGCCGGTCACGCCGCGGCCGGGGACATGGCCGGCGCGCGGCAGCTGTTCGACGGGATGCCCGAGAGGGACGTGGTCTCCTGGAACTCGATGCTGGCCGGGTACACACGCTGCGGAGACATGGAGGAAGCCAGGAGGATGTTCGACGCGATGCCGGAGAGGGACGTCGTGTCATGGAACTCGATGCTGGACGGGTACGCGCAGGCTGGGGACGTCAAGATGGCGAGGGCCGTGTTTGACGGCATGCCGAGGAGGAGCGCCGTGTCCTGGAACGTCGTCCTGGCGCTGTACGCGCGGGTGAAGGACTGGCGGGAGTGCCTGAGGCTGTTTGACACGATGATGGCAGTGGGGGCCGCAGTGCCGAACGAGAAGACCTTCGTGAGCGTTTTGACAGCCTGCGGCAGCCTCGGCGACCTCGATAGAGGGAAGTCGGTGCACGGCCTGGTCCGGCAGAGGTGGGAGAGGCTATTGCCGGACGTCCTCCTGCTCACGGCACTGCTGACAATGTACGCCAAGTGCGGGGTGATGGAGACCGCGAGGGAGATCTTCGACTCGATGGGCGACAGGAGCGTCCCGTCCTGGAACTCGATGATCATCGGCTACGGGCTGCACGGGCAGAGCGAGAAGGCGCTCGAGCTGTTCCTGGAGATGGAGAGGAGCGGGCCTAGGCCGAACGAGACGACCTTCGTGTGTGTCTTGAGCTCCTGTGCCCACGGCGGGCTGGTGCTTGAAGGCTGGTGGTGCTTCGACAGGATGGTCAGGCAGTACGGCATCGAGTCCAAGGCAGAGCACTTCGGGTGCATGATGGACCTCCTCGGCCGCGCCGGGCTGCTCACAGGCTCAGAGAACCTCGTCCAGAATTTACAGGGCAAGGCGTCCCCGGCGCTGTGGGGCGCCATGGTCTCGGCCTCCTCTCGGGCGCAGGACGGCTCCAGGCTCGGGGAGTTTGTGGGGAGGAAGCTGATGGAGATGGAGCCGGCGGAGGTCGGCCCCTACGTGCTGCTCTCGAACATCTACGCGGCGGAAGGGAGGTGGGACGACGTGGAGAAGGTGAGGGAGGCGATGAAGCGGAACGGCGCCGAGAAGGGCGCGGGGctgagcctggtgggaggcggcggaTCGGAGCCCCGCGTTGGTGCCGAGGACGGCGTCTCGGTTGGAAGGCGGGATGATGGCGTGGTGGTGCTGTCGTTGCTGGGCGAGATGGGCGCCCGCCTGAAGGCTGCCGTTTGA
- the LOC123088445 gene encoding haloacid dehalogenase-like hydrolase domain-containing protein Sgpp yields the protein MASTNGGFVSPLAVTVPVEAVLFDIDGTLCDSDPLHHVAFQELLLAIGYNNGVPIDDEFFINNIAGRSDAEAAQNLFPDWPLEKGLKFLEDKDVKYRSLAMERLEPVKGLHKVVQWVKDHGYKRAAVTNAPRINAELMIKLLGLSDFFQAVIVGGECEQPKPAPFPYLKALKELEVSAAHTFIFEDSASGTRAGVAAGMPVVAVSTRNPVKSLQEAGAALIVSDYEDQKLWNALEEIDREEAKLKNGGA from the exons ATGGCTTCCACCAATGGCGGCTTTGTCAG TCCTCTTGCAGTGACCGTTCCAGTTGAGGCGGTTCTGTTTGACATTGATGGCACCTTGTGCGACTCAGATCCTCTTCATCACGTCGCTTTCCAAGAATTGCTACTTGCG ATTGGGTACAACAATGGTGTGCCGATTGACGATGAGTTCTTCATAAACAACATCGCTGGAAGAAGCGATGCTGAAGCTGCCCAGAATTTGTTCCCAGACTGGCCCCTCGAAAAGGGGCTGAAATTCCTAGAGGACAAAGACGTCAAATACAGAAG TTTGGCGATGGAGCGCCTAGAGCCTGTAAAGGGCCTCCACAAGGTGGTACAGTGGGTGAAAGATCACGGCTACAAGCGTGCCGCAGTAACCAATGCCCCAAGGATCAATGCGGAGCTCATGATCAAACTTCTTGGTCTATCAGACTTCTTCCAGGCCGTGATTGTTGGAGGCGAATGCGAGCAGCCAAAACCCGCCCCCTTTCCATACCTGAAGGCCCTCAAGGAGCTCGAAGTGTCCGCAGCACACACCTTCATCTTCGAG GATTCCGCTTCAGGGACACGCGCAGGTGTTGCCGCGGGGatgcccgtcgtcgccgtctcgACGAGGAACCCGGTGAAGTCCCTACAGGAAGCTGGGGCCGCATTGATCGTCAGTGACTATGAAGACCAGAAGCTGTGGAACGCGCTCGAGGAGATCGACAGAGAGGAAGCGAAGCTAAAGAATGGTGGAGCGTGA